A portion of the bacterium genome contains these proteins:
- a CDS encoding acyl-CoA thioesterase, translating into MVQEGLSQKRFAVFITEIPVQPRDIDMNGHVHHSVYLDYFLAARFDQMGRCYKMSMDEFNKLGFTMFARKYEIEYRGALAMGDVGVVKTWVIKIGKASVDVGFQIESRKDKTLAVKGAARFVMIDIRIKKPVPIPQNVKEKYSILAKEEDEK; encoded by the coding sequence ATGGTTCAGGAAGGGCTCTCACAGAAACGTTTTGCGGTATTTATTACAGAGATACCTGTTCAGCCGAGAGATATTGATATGAACGGCCATGTCCATCATTCTGTTTATCTTGATTATTTTCTTGCAGCGAGATTTGATCAGATGGGGCGGTGCTATAAAATGTCAATGGATGAATTTAATAAACTCGGATTCACAATGTTTGCAAGAAAATATGAGATTGAATACAGGGGTGCTCTTGCAATGGGTGATGTGGGTGTTGTAAAGACGTGGGTTATTAAAATAGGCAAAGCGAGTGTTGATGTAGGATTTCAGATTGAGTCCCGAAAAGATAAAACATTAGCTGTAAAAGGCGCAGCGCGTTTTGTCATGATAGATATACGCATAAAAAAGCCGGTTCCGATTCCTCAAAATGTTAAAGAAAAGTATTCCATTCTGGCCAAAGAAGAGGATGAAAAGTAA